The Prosthecobacter sp. genome has a segment encoding these proteins:
- a CDS encoding PhoH family protein, which produces MPVETLTYETPQFLHKLIGNDLGSLRLVGETFGVNVISREGWVRIEGEDAGVASAREVFVQLERVRRQGGEISTGMVRLVTESVQRETGDAPAEAIMQLKLLGSTKRPAVLAKTRGQIAYVQAMRESEVVFGVGPAGTGKTYLAMAQGLHWLKEKVVQRLVLTRPAVEAGEALGFLPGDLKEKIFPYLRPLYDALYDMLEPEEAERLIERGSIEIAPLAYMRGRTLKNAFIILDEAQNTTTEQMLMFLTRLGEGARCVVTGDPSQVDLRRHVKSGLREAVELLQDVEGVRFVNFAPKDIVRLPVVQRIIEAYQTGRTRKTEPQRLKEPEGEGKDSCPTPDV; this is translated from the coding sequence ATGCCCGTCGAAACGCTCACTTACGAGACGCCGCAGTTTCTCCACAAGCTGATTGGCAATGACCTCGGCAGTCTGCGGCTGGTGGGAGAGACGTTTGGCGTGAACGTGATCAGCCGCGAGGGCTGGGTGCGGATTGAAGGTGAGGACGCCGGAGTCGCCTCGGCACGTGAAGTCTTTGTGCAGCTCGAGCGTGTGCGCCGACAGGGCGGTGAAATCTCCACCGGCATGGTGCGTCTCGTCACCGAAAGCGTGCAGCGTGAGACCGGCGATGCGCCTGCTGAGGCCATCATGCAGTTGAAACTGCTCGGCTCCACCAAACGTCCCGCCGTTCTGGCGAAGACACGCGGCCAGATCGCCTACGTGCAGGCCATGCGTGAGAGCGAGGTCGTTTTCGGCGTCGGGCCGGCTGGCACAGGCAAGACCTACCTGGCGATGGCGCAGGGATTGCATTGGCTGAAGGAAAAGGTGGTTCAGCGGCTCGTTCTAACACGTCCTGCTGTCGAAGCTGGTGAGGCGCTGGGCTTTTTGCCCGGGGATTTGAAGGAAAAAATCTTCCCCTACCTGCGCCCGCTCTATGACGCGCTTTACGACATGCTGGAGCCGGAGGAGGCGGAGCGTCTCATCGAGCGCGGCAGCATCGAGATCGCCCCTCTGGCCTACATGCGCGGCCGAACGCTCAAAAACGCCTTCATCATCCTCGATGAGGCTCAAAACACGACCACCGAGCAGATGCTCATGTTCCTGACCCGCCTCGGGGAGGGAGCCCGCTGCGTGGTCACGGGTGATCCATCACAGGTGGACCTCCGCCGTCATGTGAAGTCCGGTTTGCGGGAGGCCGTGGAACTGCTCCAAGACGTGGAAGGCGTGCGTTTTGTGAACTTTGCCCCGAAGGACATCGTCCGCCTGCCGGTCGTACAGCGCATCATTGAGGCCTATCAGACAGGCCGAACCCGGAAAACTGAGCCACAACGGCTCAAAGAACCCGAAGGGGAGGGGAAAGATTCTTGTCCGACCCCCGATGTATGA
- a CDS encoding HDIG domain-containing metalloprotein produces MFESIRRARLQREGLSCGKTRRKHQEGDLFDEMRTHPAGTVGVYVLFFIGVVVLMRLGTRVEDGLPALTWLHALYAAAIGFALVAHERVVLRQEISDNGVLLLVLGTIFTHLALIVFTLDMSSGQSWGKTLKAVVLPHAFGPLVLSVILGRRIGLFGAIYATLLGVLVCVSVSAPTYMATSVIIGFTGVLLTKRVRRRNRLFMAGLYVGVVAMAYSLLLHEAAGVIMEEKIGRMVGLPLVIGIVTGMAVGGLLPVLESVFGVTTDVSWLELADLNHPLMRRLSIEAPGTYHHSLVVANLSEAAAENIGASAGMCRVCSYFHDIGKLSKPEYFIENMDPSANPHEDLTPRMSALVIIAHVKDGVDLAIKHNLNSRIIDVIEQHHGTSLAWFFYRQALDQKAEMERLVRQSKAKEDDVPQVSEETFRYPGPRPQYKESAIISLADAVESASRTLEKPNASRIETMIDEIVQARMVDGQLDECDLTIAELARIKASFAKTLLSMMHGRIKYQKAVESKPQAPVRDESKPLLAGDDETPSAASNKIVEASFAGSAAESTVKKSRSRKSPPASAA; encoded by the coding sequence ATGTTTGAGTCCATTCGTCGTGCCCGTCTGCAACGCGAAGGGCTTTCCTGCGGTAAAACTCGCCGGAAGCACCAGGAAGGCGATCTCTTTGACGAGATGCGGACCCATCCGGCTGGCACCGTCGGTGTCTATGTGCTGTTCTTCATCGGCGTCGTCGTGCTGATGCGCCTTGGCACCCGTGTCGAGGATGGCTTGCCTGCCCTCACGTGGCTGCATGCGCTTTATGCAGCCGCTATCGGCTTTGCATTGGTGGCGCACGAGCGTGTGGTGTTGCGGCAGGAAATCAGTGACAATGGCGTCTTGCTGCTCGTTCTGGGGACGATTTTCACCCACCTCGCCTTGATCGTTTTCACGCTCGACATGTCCTCGGGGCAAAGCTGGGGCAAGACGCTCAAGGCCGTCGTTCTGCCACATGCCTTCGGGCCGCTCGTGCTCTCAGTCATCCTGGGCCGCCGCATCGGACTCTTTGGGGCCATCTATGCCACGCTGTTGGGAGTTTTGGTCTGCGTGTCGGTCTCAGCGCCGACCTACATGGCCACCTCGGTCATCATCGGTTTTACCGGCGTTCTGCTGACCAAACGCGTTCGTCGGCGCAATCGTCTGTTCATGGCAGGTCTCTACGTGGGTGTCGTGGCAATGGCCTATTCGCTGCTGCTGCATGAGGCTGCTGGCGTCATCATGGAGGAAAAAATCGGACGCATGGTCGGTCTTCCCTTGGTGATAGGCATTGTCACCGGCATGGCTGTTGGTGGACTCCTCCCCGTGCTGGAAAGCGTGTTCGGAGTCACCACCGATGTTTCCTGGCTCGAACTCGCGGATTTGAACCATCCGCTCATGCGTCGGCTCAGCATCGAAGCTCCCGGCACCTACCATCACAGCCTCGTCGTTGCGAACCTGTCAGAGGCCGCCGCCGAAAACATCGGTGCCAGTGCTGGCATGTGCCGTGTGTGCTCCTACTTCCATGACATCGGCAAGCTCAGCAAGCCGGAGTACTTCATCGAGAACATGGATCCCTCGGCCAATCCGCACGAGGATCTCACGCCGCGCATGAGCGCCCTCGTCATCATCGCCCACGTCAAAGATGGCGTCGATCTCGCCATCAAGCACAACCTCAACTCACGCATCATCGACGTGATCGAGCAGCATCACGGAACCTCGCTCGCGTGGTTTTTCTACCGTCAGGCGCTCGATCAAAAGGCGGAGATGGAACGTCTGGTCAGGCAGTCCAAGGCCAAGGAAGATGACGTGCCGCAGGTCAGCGAGGAAACCTTCCGTTATCCCGGCCCGAGGCCGCAATACAAGGAATCCGCCATCATCTCGCTTGCCGACGCCGTCGAGAGCGCCTCACGCACGCTTGAAAAGCCGAATGCCTCGCGCATCGAGACGATGATCGATGAAATTGTGCAGGCCCGCATGGTGGATGGGCAGCTTGATGAATGCGATCTCACCATCGCTGAGCTTGCCAGGATCAAGGCCAGCTTTGCCAAAACCCTGCTCAGCATGATGCATGGCCGCATCAAATATCAGAAGGCCGTCGAATCCAAGCCTCAGGCACCTGTGCGTGATGAGTCCAAACCTCTCCTGGCCGGGGATGACGAAACTCCTTCTGCCGCATCCAACAAAATCGTGGAGGCCTCTTTCGCCGGGTCTGCCGCCGAGTCCACGGTCAAAAAGAGCCGCAGCCGTAAATCGCCTCCTGCTTCCGCCGCCTGA